From a region of the Rouxiella sp. S1S-2 genome:
- a CDS encoding DUF883 family protein, whose product MFKKSEKIERDADQDITLLADTLDEVLKSGNSKTKDELEKIRGKAEGVLRDARARFNGNTNLTQHARDAANQATDYVKENPWHGVGVGAAVGIVLGVLLARK is encoded by the coding sequence AAAAATCGAGCGTGATGCAGACCAGGACATTACTTTGCTGGCCGATACCTTGGATGAAGTGTTGAAATCCGGTAACTCGAAGACTAAAGATGAGTTGGAGAAAATTCGCGGCAAGGCAGAAGGCGTACTGCGCGATGCCCGTGCCCGTTTCAACGGCAATACCAATCTTACTCAGCATGCCCGTGACGCAGCTAACCAAGCGACGGATTACGTTAAAGAAAACCCATGGCACGGCGTCGGTGTGGGTGCCGCAGTCGGTATCGTGCTGGGTGTGCTGCTGGCTCGTAAGTAG
- the nrdH gene encoding glutaredoxin-like protein NrdH, translating to MSIIIYSKPDCVQCNATYRAMDKHGIDYHVVDLTQDAQALMQVRALGYQQVPVIVAGDDHWSGFRPDKITALRQLQEVH from the coding sequence ATGAGCATAATCATTTACAGCAAGCCAGACTGCGTACAATGCAACGCCACCTACCGTGCTATGGACAAACATGGCATTGACTATCACGTTGTCGATCTGACGCAGGACGCGCAGGCATTAATGCAAGTCCGCGCGCTGGGTTACCAGCAAGTGCCGGTGATTGTTGCCGGTGACGACCACTGGTCAGGCTTCCGTCCTGACAAAATTACCGCCCTGCGCCAGCTTCAAGAAGTGCACTGA
- the nrdI gene encoding class Ib ribonucleoside-diphosphate reductase assembly flavoprotein NrdI: protein MSSLVYFSSKSENTHRFVGKLGLPAVRIPIAAQGEKLRMACPYILLVPSYGGGTAVGAVPRQVIHFLNDEHNRSLIRGVIAAGNTNFGAAYCIAGEIVSQKCQVPYLYRFELLGTPEDVAKVKKGVTEFWQRQN from the coding sequence ATGAGCAGCCTGGTGTATTTTTCGAGCAAGTCGGAAAACACCCATCGCTTTGTCGGCAAACTCGGTTTGCCGGCAGTCAGAATACCGATTGCAGCACAAGGCGAAAAACTGCGAATGGCGTGCCCCTACATTTTGCTGGTCCCCAGCTACGGCGGTGGAACGGCGGTCGGGGCAGTCCCTAGACAGGTGATCCACTTCCTCAACGACGAACACAATCGTTCACTCATCCGCGGCGTTATTGCCGCTGGCAACACAAATTTCGGCGCAGCGTACTGCATTGCCGGTGAAATAGTCTCGCAAAAGTGCCAGGTTCCTTACCTGTATCGCTTTGAACTGCTGGGCACACCGGAAGACGTTGCAAAGGTCAAAAAGGGAGTAACTGAATTTTGGCAGCGACAGAACTAG